The sequence below is a genomic window from Oxobacter pfennigii.
GAGGCTCCGGGCAGGGTAATGTCCGTTACTTTACGGTACTGGGCTTCTTCAATTCCATCCAGGGACCGTATTTTATCCAGGTCGGAATTTGAAATTTTTCCTTTATAAATCCAGTAATCAGCGAGATTAGCATCCTCATAATAACCGGATACCACCTTTTCAACGGTACTCACATACAGGTTTATGCCGCTGTATAGGGCAATACCCAGCGAACAGATACACACGATTGCAAGGAATGACCATCGGTTTTCCCTTATATCCCTGAAAATCTTTTTTTGCAGCATATTTACCATTTGATTCCCTCCAGATCCGCAGGAGACTCCTGTACGCTTTCTTTGACTACCCTGCCGTTTTTCATTTCTATCAGACGGTCGGCCATGGGCGCCACAAGAGAATTATGGGTGATGATGATCACCGTTTTTCCCATCTTGCGGCTGATGTCGGATAAAACCTTAAGAACAGTTTTACCCGTTTCAGTGTCCAATGCCCCGGTAGGCTCGTCACAGAGCAGCAGATCCGGATTTTTGCAGATAGCCCTTGCAATGGCCACACGCTGCTGTTCACCGCCGGAAAGCTGCGCCGGGAAATTATGAATCCTGTCTTTTAAGCCGACAATACTCAAAGCGTCTTCCGGCTCCAGAGGCGATTCGCAAACCTGCTTTGCCAGTTCCACGTTTTCTAGCGCAGTCAGATTGGGGATCAGATTATAAAATTGAAAAACAAAGCCTATTTTATGCCTCCGGTAATCGGTCAATTCCACATCGTCCATGACCGTAATATCCTTACCGTCAAAAAGAATTTTCCCGGACGTAGCATTCTCCATGCCTCCTAAGAGGTTTAAAACCGTGGTCTTGCCGGCGCCGGAGGGGCCGAGAATAATGCAAAGCTCTCCCTTTCTAACCTGAAACGACACCTGCTTTGCCGCCTGGATGGTAACCTCTCCCATCTTATAAACCTTGTTTACATTATCAAAAATAATATCCGCCATATCCATGCTCCTTTCAAATTATGAACTTTATTTGTTTCTATAGTTCATATATTATCAATACCTGTTTGACTTGTCAATGATTAAATGTTATATTATTTACAAAACAGGTTTATATAGTTCATAATTTGGAGGTTACCCTGATGGATGGATTTGAAAAAAGAAGAAACGATAAAAAAGCGGTTATCATTCAAACCGCCTTGGAGCTGTTCGGAAAATACGGTTTTGAGAAAGTAACCGTAACAGAAATCGCCGAAAAAGCCCGCGTCTCCAAAGTTTCCATTTACAACTTTTTTGAGAGCAAAGACAATCTTAGGCGGATCATAGTAAAAAACATTTTGGATGAAAGCCTGTGTGAGACAAAAGAGCTGGTTGAAAAGGACTGTAATTTTATCGACAAGATGAGGGAATACCTGGAAAACAGGATCATATACGGCAGCCGCTATAATATGGATTTCTTTTTTGACGCCGTGGAAAGCGACCCTGTTCTCCGGCAATATCTTGATGATTTCAATACGGAAAACAAAGGCCTGATTTCATCTATCATAAAGGAAGGGAAAAAAATCGGGTATTTTTCAACGGATATTTCCGACACTGCCATAGAAATCTATATTGACATCTTCTACAACTATTTTCTGCACAACAGGAAAATACGTCCTACTCTTGAGCACAGCCCCAAGCTGGCGGAGGAAATCAACCTGTTGTTTTTAGACGGGCTCATCAGGCATAGTGAGCAATAGATTTCCATGCTTCAAATGCCACTGTGACATTATACCATCATTATATAAACTCCTGTCAGTTCAAAAACACAAAAAAGACGGTTGATGCATGGGCATATTTCTCTTGAGATAGCCCATTATCAACCGCCTTTCTGTTTATATTATGTATCTTTGCCGGGCCAGGGTGTGCGGCTGGTTAGCGGCATCAAAAGAACCGTTATAAAATACCAGCCCTTTAATTTTACATTCTTTATGTCTATTCCGCGTTTCAGAAGCGTAATCATACCTTGTTTCCCGTTCTCTCTGTAAGTTAAAATGAGAGCAGCGGCAGCCGGCAGCCGGACAAACAACCATAAACGCATCAACAGGCAGGCCCGGCAAAAGCTGAATTCCCATCAATCCGCCGGGGATCCAGGATGGAAAACTGAAACTCTGGAGTTACTTATGATTGGCTATCAGCAATTCCCTGATGGCTCCCCTGCCTGATACTTTTGAATTTATAGCTCTCACTGCATTTACCCTGTATATGGAATAGTCTTTATAAAGCTCATCGAAGAACTTATCTTCAGGATTGGTATTTGTAGGATCCGATTCACTTAACAACAACGCTGCTCCCTTTTTATCCAGCAATTTATACCACTGTGACAGCCTTATCTGGCTTTCATCGTCAAAAGGTACACTTGAATAATCAGTGAAGCTGGAAGTCTCATTGAGCGGCCTGTATGGCGGATCCATATATACAAAAGTATCTTTATCGATGAATTTTGAAATATTTTCGAAATCTCCACAGGTAATAACCGCATTTTTAAGGGCGCTGCTGACTGCTCTTAGATTATTAATATCACATATGGTAGGATTTTTATATTTACCGAAGGGTACGTTAAACTGCCCCTTTTTATTTTTTCTATACAGTCCATTAAAGCATGTCCTATTTAAAAATATCATGTTGGCTGCATGCTTTACCCAATCAGGCGAATATATATTATAGTTTATTTTTACTCTCTCATCATTAAATGCTTCCCTTGCTTCATAGAACATAGCTTGTCTATCTTCATCACATAAGCTTTTATATTTCATCTCCATATCGTATAAAACCTTAATCAAATCATCAACATTATCCTTAACTACATTATATGTAAGAACACATTCCTCATTTATATCGTTTAAAATAACCTGCTTAAATTTGTACCGGGATACCAAATAAAAAAATACGGCACCGCCGCCCAAAAAAGGTTCGGCATATTTTTTTATTTTCCCTTCCTTAAGCCTTTCAGGAAGATATGATTCTATCTGAGAAATGAGCTGGCCTTTGCCGCCTGCCCATTTTAAAAAGGGTTTTGCCCATAGTTCATCCAAGTGATTTCCCCCTCTGCATCAAGTAAGCGTTTTTTTGTCAGTTCAAGATACTCAGTATTAGTATCAATACCAATAAATTTCCTTCTGTTTTCCACTGCAACAACACCCGTTGTACCTGAGCCGCAGAAGGGATCAAGAATTATATCTTCGTGATTGGTGCTTGATAATATACATCTTTTTAAAAGCTCCTTTGGTTTTTGTGTAGGATGTCCGCCGTAGGTCTTTTCTCTCATCGGAGTTGTGGGAATATCCCACACGCTTCTCATCTGCTTTCCGCCGTTTAGCTCCTTCATCAG
It includes:
- a CDS encoding ABC transporter ATP-binding protein, whose product is MADIIFDNVNKVYKMGEVTIQAAKQVSFQVRKGELCIILGPSGAGKTTVLNLLGGMENATSGKILFDGKDITVMDDVELTDYRRHKIGFVFQFYNLIPNLTALENVELAKQVCESPLEPEDALSIVGLKDRIHNFPAQLSGGEQQRVAIARAICKNPDLLLCDEPTGALDTETGKTVLKVLSDISRKMGKTVIIITHNSLVAPMADRLIEMKNGRVVKESVQESPADLEGIKW
- a CDS encoding TetR/AcrR family transcriptional regulator encodes the protein MDGFEKRRNDKKAVIIQTALELFGKYGFEKVTVTEIAEKARVSKVSIYNFFESKDNLRRIIVKNILDESLCETKELVEKDCNFIDKMREYLENRIIYGSRYNMDFFFDAVESDPVLRQYLDDFNTENKGLISSIIKEGKKIGYFSTDISDTAIEIYIDIFYNYFLHNRKIRPTLEHSPKLAEEINLLFLDGLIRHSEQ
- a CDS encoding DNA adenine methylase, producing the protein MDELWAKPFLKWAGGKGQLISQIESYLPERLKEGKIKKYAEPFLGGGAVFFYLVSRYKFKQVILNDINEECVLTYNVVKDNVDDLIKVLYDMEMKYKSLCDEDRQAMFYEAREAFNDERVKINYNIYSPDWVKHAANMIFLNRTCFNGLYRKNKKGQFNVPFGKYKNPTICDINNLRAVSSALKNAVITCGDFENISKFIDKDTFVYMDPPYRPLNETSSFTDYSSVPFDDESQIRLSQWYKLLDKKGAALLLSESDPTNTNPEDKFFDELYKDYSIYRVNAVRAINSKVSGRGAIRELLIANHK